AGAACCGAGACATTTTTCACTGCCATCCCATTATTAGACCAAAAGTCTAAAAGTAACACTTGTTGATATAGGCTGGaaaaaataatctatttttATATATAGTAGAGTAGACTCGGGGATTACAGCCTTGTTAGAGCAATAAGATGGGAAAGtaatattataatttattgtgttacgtttattataataataaaagtcaAATATGTTTAAGCAGGAATCATCAGATCTATTAAACATCAACCTCGACACTGGGCTTCATACGatgttgtgttttgttatttgtgATTAGAGCTTTATATCCTCTTTGTGTCGGCCTTTTGGGggctctgattggacgaggATTACCGAAGCCTGgctctccgtttgtctccgcCTCCCTTTGCCCTGGCGTCAGTCGCTCGCCCCCCTTCCGTTCTTCCTTTGGGGATGGTTTAAGGGCCCTTAACGTACCGGGCCTGCCGTGACGTCAGCAGCACCCCCGGGTGACAGAGCGCCACGGCGCCGTCCCGTCTCACGGATAGCCTCTGCTCCCGAGGCCTCTTTCTTTTCTAAAGGAGACTTGGAGCCGAGAAGAGTTGAGCGCCGCCATTTTGTGGAATTCTGTGACATTTAATTCACAGTTGGCCTCCAGCATCATTCAGGCAGGGCCTTTTGTTCTGACAAAAGAGCAACCTTTCTGCCCCGTCTCTGAGGACACGCCCAAGAAAGAGAAGCTTATTAGGGGCTTTAGATTCAACACCACCGCTGTCTGGCCGCGTGCGATCCTCCGCCCCAGCGTCAGAGTCCAAATCTGAACGTTAGAAAGTTTCACACAGTTTTACTTTGGGTCTGTCTTTGAACCGATTTCAGCACGATAAGACGAGTTCGCGGGGAAGCGCGACGAAGACATCTCACGCGCGTGGTAGCTCGGAGCTGCCCCGAACGACTGATCGTGATCGTACGCTGCCCGTCGCCATGTTGGTTTTAACCCTTCACTTTCTCTCTTAGGTCATGGAGACCAAAGACATGCTGTACATTGTGACGGAGTATGCAAAGAACGGAGAAATGTTCGGTGAGTGGAAAACGAGGACTTGGTACGACACAAACATTTGTGTCTTACACAATGAGCTctaaattaccccccccctccagaccaCCTGACCTCAAATGGGCGGATGAGTGAAGATGAGGCACGGAAGAAGTTTTGGCAGATTCTCACCGCCGTTGACTATTGCCATCGCCACCACATCGTTCACCGCGACCTAAAGACCGAGAACCTGCTGCTGGATGCCGATATGAACATCAAACTGGCCGGTAGGTCTGCCACACACGGCGTGCTGTAGCCAGCGCTGCTCGTTAGCATGCAGGAAGGTGTGGTCTCATGTGCAAACGACTTTTGTTAGGAATCGGAACCTGACGGTGTCTCTTTGTTTCGGGTTAGAGAGGCAACGCGTCTGCGTTCCAGTGCCCTTATCTTCTCATCCGGCTGCAAAGCGAAACAAACGGGTTGGAATGACACAATTGTTGTGGACGTGTTTTGCAGACTTTGGATTTGGAAACTTCTACAAAGCAGGAGAGCCTCTGTCTACGTGGTGCGGCAGCCCGCCTTACGCCGCCCCGGAAGTGTTTGAAGGGAAAGAGTACGAAGGACCTCAACTGGATATTTGGGTAAgattataacaaaaaaaaaacgcaaaTAATGAATCAGCCGATCAACATTTAACCAATCGAGGTAACATTCCTCTCCTTCTGATGTTCCTACAGAGCCTTGGTGTCGTGCTTTATGTTCTCGTCTGCGGCTCTCTCCCGTTCGACGGGCCCAGCCTTCCTGCACTCAGACAGCGAGTCACAGAGGGAAGGTTCAGAATCCCTTTCTTCATGTCCCAAGGTAGGACGACGGCAAACCATTCCAACCAATCACCAACCTTAATCCGCATCGATCGAAACTCAAAGCGCGCTCCCTTGTTTGCACCGTCCAGACTGTGAGAACCTGATCCGGAAGATGCTGGTGGTGGACCCAGCCAGGAGGATCAGCATGGACCAGATCAAGCAGCACCGCTGGATGCTGGCGGACCCGGCGGCTGCGCAGCAGACCCCCAGCCACCCCCTCACAGAGTACAGCTCAAACCTGGGCGACTACAGCGAGCCCGTGCTGAGCATCATGAACACGCTGGGCATCGACCGCCAGAGGACTATCGAGGTGACTGAACGGGGACCCGTCAAATATAAAATCCACAACGAGAAGACGAGCTGGACACAAGCTGTCATCAAGAGCCACAGAAGAGACACACGGTGGCTAAACCGCTAATCTACGGCATCCCTTTCCTCAGtctctgcagagcagcagctacaATCATTTCTCCGCCATCTACTACCTGCTGCTGGAGCGGGTCAGAGAGCACCGGACCCAGCAGCTGAGCCGTCAGTGTGGGACCTGGAGCCGGAGACCCAGGAGCACCTCCGACTCGAGCCCAGAGGTGAGCCCACTGACGTTCCCGACGTATCCAGTTGCTTGTGCTGGGAATGTGAAACGCTGAATGCTTCCGTGATCTTTTCTAGGCATTAATGGAGTCCACAGACGGCTTCAGAACGGCagcatttttaattccaacCAAAAGCACGGCTCCGGTGTACTCGGAAAAGGAGCACGACCAAGGCGGCTTGTTCCAGGTAGGCCTATCGAGTCCCTCGTCGCGGCGCTGCCGTCCACGCCAGTGACTAAGAGTCCAGCTTCTTCCTTCAGCCCTCGCTGTTTCCTGTGGAGGCCAGCCTGAACCGCCTGCTGTGGAGCCGGTCCATTTCGCCCAACAGCCTGCTGGAGACGAGCATCAGTGAAGAGGTGCGACCCAgagacctggaggaggaggaggtggcgcaAACCCCCAGTCCCCTGctgccccccaccaccacctcccggAGACACACCCTGGCTGAGGTGTCGGCCCGTTTCCACCGGTGCAACCCCCCGTGTAAGGAAGCAGCACACACGAAATACGAAGGGTCGCGTTGATCCACACCGTCAGATCCGTGTGGTCTCATTTGCTCCCGGTCCTGTTCCGCGTAGGTATTGTGGTCAGTCCCTCGGATGGTGCCTCTTCTGACGGCTGCCTGAAGTCCTCCTCCAGTCCAGCCCCCCACCTGCAAGCTACTATGGGTGAGATGTCAACACTTGTGGCCTCGGGGGCCGAGGGCGGGCGCCCGCTGCCAGCTGGAACCGCTCTGGCCTTATCGTCCCACCTCCTGCCCCGGGCTCAGGGGAGCCCGCCTGCAGGCAGCTTCCAGGAGGGCCGCAGAGCCTCCGACACCTCCCTCACCCAAGGTAGAGCAGCGCGAAGCCGGGCGACTTTTACACGTCCTGTAAGGTCCAAGAAGCAACGCGTAACGCTTTCCCCGCGCCTCTCCACAGGCCTGAAAGCGTTCCGTCAGCAGCTGAGGAAGAACACGCGCACGAAAGGCTTTCTGGGATTAAACAAGATCAAGGGTCTGACGAGGCAGGTCGCCCCCCCGCCCGCCTGCAACCGCGGCAGCCGGGGCTCGATGGGTCCGGCACGCTCCGAGCACCGCAGCatgctggaggaggtgctgcgCCAGCAGAGGTGCGTCACACTCTATGTAAAGCCCCACTCTTTTTATGCCGATTGTGATTTTTTGAAAGTCTCgatttgttgttgattatttttgtgtctgttttccagGATGCTACAGATCCAGCACCAGCCTCAGGTCCACGCCCCTCACACCGGATCTACCCAGAACCCCCTGCTCTTTCTGGCCCAGCATCAGTCGACCGCTACGCCGCCTCCTCTCCACCTCGCTTCCTCCCCCCCAGTTCTGCCTCCTCAGCACACCTCAGCGGGTCTCCAGCGCAGTCCCTGGCAACAGAACCGTGAGAGCTACTCCTCTTGTCTGGGTCCTGTAGCCTCAGCCGCTTATCTTTTAGAGGCTCGTCTACACATCAGCCAGCAAACCCACGCGCACCCGCGCGCGGgtctccagcagcagccgcccAAACCAGCCGTGTGGCGCCTGGGCTCGGCCGCCAGCGCCGATCCTGACGTGCAGGAGTCGAGTTTGGcggcgcagcagcagctcagtaGCTGCGTGATGGTGAAGTAACGCATCATCAAGACCAGGATTGATCCGGAAGATCATCTGATCCATGAGGAAAGTAACGCAGAAGTGGGACGCGAGAGCAAACTGAAACATCAAACGTACTTTTAATCCAGCCGCACGTaccacatgtgtgtgtttcgCTATAGATGTCATATAAGCTAAAGAAAACAAGCAATAACCAAACTCTGGACGTGACGTTCGACTCCTACTTGACTTCCAGAAAAGCAATAACAGACAAAGATTCTCGTCCAGCTCTGCGATAGACATTTGACGACGTGTTTTGCTGACGGGAGGATTTTTACAGGAacgctcttcctcctttttcctTTGTCATTTTTCAGTTCTCCTGTTTTTCTCCTGATTGGACTGAAGACCAAACTTcgttccattttctttttatcactTTAACCGCCTTTCTTACGAGACATTTCTCTGTAGCAGCTCAACGGACGTGCAGTACAGTGCCCCGAGCTCACAAACCTACACTCAAGGCGTTTATTTGAATTCTATTGAAACTGTGatatttctttctgtgcaggatTAGCATAGCTAAACGCTGCTTTTACCTCGAGCTGCAAAAAGACTGCTAAATGCTCATCGGCCAAAGCTGAAAGAAGTGGCTATCTCTCATTGGGTGAAGCACATCTGGTACGTCGGTTAGCGTGGTAGCACCTTACATACGTGGCTACATCGTCATGATGAGCACCTTTTATAGTTTTAGCTTTTACTACCTCCTCAGGCAACAATCggggcagagacagacaaaaggaCATAAACTGTGGGAGCAGTGCAATATTTCACATTGAAATCCAAAGGAAGGATGAGGCTTGACGTAGAACGATCAAAATGAGCTTGCCTGAGGTTTGTTCTCGTGACTTTAATCTCGTCTGCTTGCCGTGCTGGCTCGATAAGTAGAACAGGTACTACTTACGTATACAAATAGGAAATTGTACAAATTGCAAAAAAGGCATTTCAAGTTGCCGTTTCTTCACGCAGCATGCAAATAGTACTTTAACGGAGACGAGCGATCAATCACAAGTACACTACTGACCCTTCACTTGACATCGCGTCTCAGACTGGTGGTTAGCTTGTGTTTTAGCATCATCTACTTAGCCTTTGCTGTGAGAAAACCCCTCTTGCCACCAAATGCTCACGCTGCGTGTGTTGCTATATCTCTAGCGTTACTATCAGGAGCGTGGTGGTATTCGTTTTTTTTGTATACTTTTCTAGAAAAAttaagaatataaaataaacgaAGAGAAAGTAGGAATACCGCATTGTGCTGAACATTGAACTCTCTTTGGGAGTCCATAAATAGCTAGACAGACGGCACAGACAAGCTGCAAGAGATGTGTTACATACGCTTCACGAGTTCGGTTCTTCGTGACACAACTAGTAGAAGAGCCGTGTTTTCCAGAGCCACTTCGACATTGAAAACATGCAGTGTTACGTAACATTTCTATTCAGTTTTTGGTTGATCGCACTCACCAACACTTGTGCCTTTATCTGACCAGGTCGACTCGGTTACTAGTAGCCATTCAAACCCCCTTCGACATTTCCTCTGACCTCTCATTGCTgaatctgacctttgacctggtgTAAACAGGGGCAAGAATTGCACTTTATTCTTATTGTTGAtacttgttttgtttctcatgAAACAAAAACTTCACCAAACTATTTGCAACACTAAGATTCTCTGTTAGATGACCCATTTTTGGTACTTTGGACAATGAGAAGTATTTAATGTTCTTCATCTTCCCTGATTTGTtacttgactgtgtgtgtgtgtgtgtgtgtgtgtgtgtgtgtgtgtgtgtgggagggaagaaaagaaagacaaaatgttAGTTCAAGAATGTTTATTTATGTGgctatttatttgaataaagtTCACATCCTAAgatgttgtttctttgtttatcATCATCCGGGTATATTTATTGGCATGgtccgcgatgtgctggcgacgcattcggggtgtaccccacctctcacccatagcaagctgagaggctccagcaacacccgtgacccgcaaagcgttAGAAAATAAGCGAACATTGGCATGATTACTGTAGATACCGTAGCTTGTATACTCCTCACATACATCAGCATTCATATTTAGTTATAAACCAATAAAACACGAAAGAACCCAAGAGTTATTTCACCTTTAACACCAAATGTAAAGTTTGATTTCACAGAATGATTTAAATTTAATGAATCGACTCAGCTGTCTACTTATGATATTTTTATGTAATGAGAAATTACAATGCTCACATACAAAGAATTGTTATATTTATGACATAGTTTCGATTTGGAGTTCATATCCTTACTCCAACTTCGGCCTAATTTACAAATGTGCTGATTTGCTAGTGCAAATTTAAAGATTTACATTCTCTACATttcattccctccctctctctcacgtgcacacacac
This region of Brachionichthys hirsutus isolate HB-005 chromosome 12, CSIRO-AGI_Bhir_v1, whole genome shotgun sequence genomic DNA includes:
- the sik1 gene encoding serine/threonine-protein kinase SIK1; the encoded protein is MTENSQGTGQGPSLGTGLGTGLGTGQGTGQGTGQGTQPRPLQVGFYEIIRTLGKGNFAVVKLAKHKVTKTQVAIKIIDKTRLNPSNLEKIYREVQIMKLLNHPHIVKLYQVMETKDMLYIVTEYAKNGEMFDHLTSNGRMSEDEARKKFWQILTAVDYCHRHHIVHRDLKTENLLLDADMNIKLADFGFGNFYKAGEPLSTWCGSPPYAAPEVFEGKEYEGPQLDIWSLGVVLYVLVCGSLPFDGPSLPALRQRVTEGRFRIPFFMSQDCENLIRKMLVVDPARRISMDQIKQHRWMLADPAAAQQTPSHPLTEYSSNLGDYSEPVLSIMNTLGIDRQRTIESLQSSSYNHFSAIYYLLLERVREHRTQQLSRQCGTWSRRPRSTSDSSPEALMESTDGFRTAAFLIPTKSTAPVYSEKEHDQGGLFQPSLFPVEASLNRLLWSRSISPNSLLETSISEEVRPRDLEEEEVAQTPSPLLPPTTTSRRHTLAEVSARFHRCNPPCIVVSPSDGASSDGCLKSSSSPAPHLQATMGEMSTLVASGAEGGRPLPAGTALALSSHLLPRAQGSPPAGSFQEGRRASDTSLTQGLKAFRQQLRKNTRTKGFLGLNKIKGLTRQVAPPPACNRGSRGSMGPARSEHRSMLEEVLRQQRMLQIQHQPQVHAPHTGSTQNPLLFLAQHQSTATPPPLHLASSPPVLPPQHTSAGLQRSPWQQNRESYSSCLGPVASAAYLLEARLHISQQTHAHPRAGLQQQPPKPAVWRLGSAASADPDVQESSLAAQQQLSSCVMVK